The following proteins are co-located in the Pyrococcus abyssi GE5 genome:
- a CDS encoding cell wall-binding repeat-containing protein gives MRRLLGVLVAMLVALSIASIPAVSAQETQTTTNSNVVILVSNNEADLTLAEKIAELINAQVVITPWGLYNESVLEEILSLNPELVLIIGGPIAVPPVYEDMLRNDFNITVIRAGGNDRAETCERALNVIREKFPQALGNVTIVVVHGWDYPALMEAMKEKGIVPLIVKNTSIDVRNFRKVMLLWSENYRRFMERFRERLGNGTKLIEVNVTADMAERAINIAQERLELAKKVVENSTLGNPERLLAEAEKKLELAKEAYKDGKYGAALGLAVASKRISDVIIRSATEKTHEKFRKVNVRLKVELRILHRVLERLRNRGVDVSLEEKMLVQAERALKNGNVLLAKGLILQIHKELRKKIHKSRGERP, from the coding sequence ATGAGGAGGTTGCTAGGAGTATTGGTGGCAATGTTGGTTGCACTTAGCATAGCAAGTATACCAGCGGTGAGTGCTCAAGAAACTCAGACCACAACTAACTCTAATGTAGTAATACTGGTCAGCAACAATGAAGCAGATTTAACGTTAGCGGAGAAGATTGCAGAACTAATAAATGCCCAAGTAGTTATTACACCATGGGGACTCTACAATGAAAGCGTCCTAGAGGAAATTCTAAGCCTTAATCCAGAGTTGGTTCTTATAATAGGCGGACCCATAGCGGTTCCGCCGGTTTACGAGGACATGCTTAGAAATGACTTCAACATAACCGTAATCAGGGCCGGAGGAAATGACAGGGCTGAGACATGCGAGAGAGCATTGAACGTAATAAGAGAGAAATTCCCACAAGCTCTAGGGAACGTTACCATAGTCGTCGTCCACGGCTGGGATTACCCAGCTTTAATGGAGGCGATGAAGGAGAAGGGAATAGTTCCATTAATAGTCAAGAACACCTCCATTGATGTGAGGAACTTCAGGAAGGTCATGCTACTCTGGAGCGAGAACTATAGGAGGTTCATGGAGAGGTTCAGGGAAAGACTTGGCAATGGAACTAAACTAATCGAGGTAAATGTCACTGCCGACATGGCTGAGAGGGCCATTAACATAGCCCAGGAAAGGTTAGAGTTAGCTAAGAAAGTCGTTGAGAACTCTACCCTGGGAAATCCGGAGAGACTTCTAGCTGAGGCCGAGAAGAAGCTTGAATTAGCCAAAGAGGCTTATAAGGATGGAAAGTATGGGGCAGCGCTTGGCCTTGCGGTAGCTTCGAAGAGGATCTCCGATGTTATTATAAGGTCGGCAACTGAGAAGACCCACGAGAAGTTCAGGAAGGTCAATGTGAGGCTAAAAGTTGAGCTTAGAATTCTCCATAGGGTGCTTGAGAGGTTAAGGAACAGGGGAGTCGATGTTTCGCTTGAAGAGAAGATGCTAGTTCAGGCGGAGAGGGCCTTGAAGAATGGCAACGTGTTGCTGGCAAAGGGTTTAATACTCCAGATACACAAAGAGTTGAGGAAGAAGATTCACAAGAGTAGAGGTGAGAGACCGTGA